The Abditibacteriaceae bacterium genome includes a window with the following:
- a CDS encoding FAD-dependent oxidoreductase codes for MVSLELVLDLDSAPDEKAWRALAAQKLKVPVEKINAVRVRKRSLDARTKPVKVRLQTDVYVDETPPALELPRPEYRAVSSERTVVIVGCGPAGMFAALQLIERGIKPIILERGKDVQARRRDLAAINRRGEVDANSNYCFGEGGAGTYSDGKLYTRATKRGKVEDVLKTLVAHGAPPDILVDAHPHIGSNRLPKVVQAMRQSILEAGGEIRFETRVEDFLLEAYDGATRIRGVVSDKGEEIRGEAVILATGHSARDIFELCARRGVALEAKPFAMGVRIEHPQPLIDRIQYRAPVRDERLPAASYRLATTVKERGVFSFCMCPGGWIVPSATAADEVVVNGMSLSRRDSPFANSGLVVGVETADYAEFNSHGALAGIHYQKHLEQLACKAGGGAQRAPAQRVVDFLANRVSATLPDCSYQPGLTSAPLHEVLPPALAGRLQNGLSTFGKMMRGYVCDEAVIIGVETRTSSPVRIPRDNETLQHTEVRGLYPCGEGAGYAGGIVSAAMDGVRAADACATVVL; via the coding sequence ATGGTTTCTCTGGAATTAGTTCTCGATCTCGATTCGGCGCCCGACGAAAAGGCGTGGCGCGCCCTCGCCGCGCAAAAACTGAAAGTGCCGGTTGAAAAAATAAACGCCGTGCGCGTGCGCAAGCGTTCGCTCGATGCGCGCACCAAGCCCGTTAAAGTGCGTTTGCAAACCGATGTTTATGTCGATGAAACGCCGCCTGCACTCGAACTTCCGCGCCCTGAATATCGCGCCGTTTCGAGTGAACGCACAGTTGTCATCGTCGGTTGCGGCCCGGCGGGAATGTTCGCGGCACTGCAACTTATCGAGCGCGGCATCAAACCGATTATTCTCGAACGCGGCAAAGATGTCCAGGCGCGCAGGCGTGATTTAGCGGCGATAAACCGGCGCGGCGAAGTCGATGCGAACAGCAATTATTGTTTTGGCGAAGGCGGCGCGGGAACATATTCCGACGGCAAGCTGTACACGCGCGCGACCAAACGCGGCAAAGTCGAAGACGTGCTCAAAACTCTTGTCGCCCACGGCGCGCCCCCCGATATCTTAGTCGATGCGCACCCGCATATCGGTTCAAACCGTTTGCCGAAAGTTGTTCAGGCGATGCGGCAAAGCATTTTGGAAGCGGGCGGCGAAATTCGTTTTGAAACGCGTGTCGAAGATTTTCTTTTGGAAGCATACGACGGCGCGACGCGAATTCGTGGCGTTGTTTCGGACAAGGGCGAAGAAATTCGGGGCGAAGCGGTTATTCTGGCGACTGGCCATTCGGCCCGCGACATTTTTGAGCTGTGCGCGCGGCGCGGCGTCGCCCTTGAAGCCAAACCATTTGCCATGGGCGTGCGTATCGAGCACCCGCAGCCGCTCATTGACCGCATTCAGTACCGCGCGCCCGTGCGTGACGAGCGTTTGCCTGCCGCCTCGTATCGCCTGGCAACCACGGTAAAAGAACGCGGCGTGTTTTCGTTTTGTATGTGTCCCGGCGGTTGGATTGTGCCCTCGGCAACGGCAGCCGATGAAGTCGTGGTCAACGGCATGAGTCTTTCGCGCCGTGATTCGCCCTTTGCCAATTCGGGACTTGTCGTCGGCGTCGAAACCGCAGATTACGCCGAATTCAATTCCCACGGCGCGCTTGCGGGCATCCACTATCAAAAGCACTTGGAACAGCTCGCGTGTAAGGCTGGCGGCGGAGCACAGCGCGCACCGGCGCAGCGCGTTGTCGATTTTCTGGCGAACAGAGTTTCAGCAACCCTGCCCGATTGCTCGTATCAGCCCGGTCTGACCTCGGCGCCGCTGCACGAAGTTCTGCCGCCCGCACTCGCAGGACGTTTACAAAACGGGCTTTCCACTTTCGGCAAGATGATGCGCGGCTATGTCTGCGACGAAGCGGTTATCATCGGTGTCGAAACGCGCACTAGCTCGCCGGTGCGCATCCCGCGCGACAACGAAACGCTGCAACACACCGAGGTGCGCGGGCTTTATCCGTGCGGCGAAGGCGCGGGCTATGCGGGCGGCATCGTTTCGGCGGCAATGGACGGCGTGCGCGCCGCCGATGCGTGTGCAACAGTTGTATTGTAG